From the Oryzias latipes chromosome 22, ASM223467v1 genome, one window contains:
- the cdan1 gene encoding codanin-1 yields MAAILDSVLSQRIDPNKVVEWLKTVQERDSLPFTDRGITVQKHEFVSFLLNFLREQSSPALAHHGTPAKTPNRPRPAAQTGVASRSARSGTASRSSSRVQLFSPSSSASPGAECDAAGQSGCLSGISNFSSPSFSTSWSPASRPPGSERRHSQRVCLGDFMASPPDTQPSPFQSQKSRKKSMAVGAQWRGGRGSQHTDEMGFGDTGTKRPGREGGGGHGKSREQLSPPSAGSLNFNNLEDFPPVGSSPISPLTSKPSRRINPTPVSAERPRSKPKTCFTSTPFTKPGSPQMGAEVLEGSMRVGSPLSLQEERELLKREKSKRAQQAASPCLSSLEPCTPPKTGVLGGAKVTPELQTLCPERSKVAYAPELDLLAELYCACISENLVPNIFLELFFVMQLLTSLSPDSNDAEVQDSFSATNSDVLERCYLKQVHNCVYFAVTVLENQFELVAHLDKGTLRLLAENERVASFSPTLRDLLIQAQGKSSAKLSPSVSTFIHSVPFQPDTDNRSNFGNDRAFHTFKKQRDVFYEVLREWEDFHNEPGWSFEASLGGRIRGMMNQLTSAGIHSHFARLFLKQLVQMCKGPQMSGSPGEPPDADLLGMLGADSLGRLKRLEERLIQPHGIVGPCPPPSFPGHQEFFRDFIQTSSCCQLNQHLQDSLCQQLLQLDEVSILSPSASIKEEDEDGDMEQQDEKQRFSSVLLLARLLAKFLGFISFLPYQTSERPSREIQETSAALRSKSAPVLDVCAVLNDSVRRRRTILTVPWVVEFLSMMDFVGPLLPCYRTALGTLLLLYRRMQLKRSADACYLNNLLLVSVLGWLFHIPAIPEDFFFTAEFTAAVTVEDGNPGSAGLDCSPLVDQQLLYICCPFLSEFRKLLAAFVSGSTAKSGGIIRKITPTSAELKDTPPANRSQQKLQGELEQAFFHNQPPSLRRTVEFVAERVGSNAVKHMKATLVSELMERGETIFRDKRKSANFSASKVNESICALLCDAGLEALERAARFCDEKSLDAVRTLLPEETSPTVLQTSESITRRLAAEKACSWLSANITALIRREWKSRFDRVMKALGSPGASESVDVSGAEVDLVSRDQSVGPERKAGGEQARACPPGCDHSAPLPSDVLIEVKELLSIAVGPRTDVELPAGSQVKALLHRARDTLACRKFQTAVSEQMLLNSTVMLACKLVTGELPVLVVSSGSDASESEALLPDLLEQLAELWQINFPCPDALHQLFAPLTVTAVLQAADSQATNYLFLVRRLVDKGLLSEEAVLSHWNTLTDMTLPVELIKIFQLQSQRMQLSPPAAEMLKSIDRLQVSQQPLEGAS; encoded by the exons ATGGCGGCTATTTTGGACTCGGTTCTGTCCCAGAGAATAGACCCCAACAAGGTCGTGGAGTGGCTGAAAACTGTCCAG GAGCGCGACAGCCTGCCGTTCACTGACCGTGGAATAACTGTCCAAAAACACGAGTTTGTCTCTTTCCTTCTGAACTTCCTGAGAGAACAGAGCAGTCCAGCGCTCGCTCATCATGGCACCCCAGCCAAGACCCCCAATCGCCCAAGACCAGCAGCACAGACCGGGGTAGCTAGCAGGTCTGCCAGGAGTGGAACCGCTTCCCGGAGTTCTAGTCGGGTCCAGCTTTTTTCTCCGTCGTCTTCTGCGTCACCTGGAGCTGAGTGTGACGCTGCCGGACAGTCGGGCTGTCTGAGTGGAATCAGCAACTTCAGCAGCCCGTCCTTCTCCACGTCATGGAGCCCTGCTTCCAGGCCGCCGGGCTCTGAACGCCGGCATAGCCAGAGGGTCTGTCTTGGTGACTTCATGGCGTCCCCCCCGGACACGCAGCCTAGTCCCTTCCAGTCACAGAAGAGCCGAAAGAAGAGCATGGCTGTGGGAGCACAATGGAGGGGAGGGCGTGGGAGCCAGCACACCGATGAGATGGGGTTCGGCGATACCGGGACCAAGAGGCCGgggagagaaggaggaggaggtcatGGCAAATCAAGGGAGCAGCTTTCACCTCCATCTGCAGGTTCACTTAATTTCAACAATTTGGAAGACTTCCCACCTGTTGGATCATCACCCATCTCCCCTTT aacatccAAACCGTCTAGAAGAATAAACCCAACACCCGTCAGTGCCGAGCGGCCTCGTTCTAAACCAAAGACCTGTTTTACATCCACTCCATTCACCAAACCGGGCAGTCCTCAGATGGGAGCAGAAGTGCTTGAGGGGTCGATGAGAGTGGGGAGCCCCTTGAGTTTGCAAGAGGAGAGAGAATTGCTTAAAAGAGAAAA gagCAAGCGTGCCCAGCAGGCTGCTTCGCCCTGTTTGTCCTCTCTGGAACCGTGCACCCCACCCAAGACGGGAGTTTTGGGTGGAGCTAAAGTGACTCCAgagctgcagacactttgtcctGAACGCTCAAAGGTTGCATACGCTCCGGAGCTGGATCTTCTGGCAGAATTATACTGTGCCTGCATTTCTG aGAACTTGGTGCCCAACATCTTTTTGGAGCTCTTCTTTGTGATGCAGCTGCTAACATCCCTGTCTCCAGATTCTAATGATGCTGAAGTACAGGACAGCTTTAGTGCCACAAATTCAG ATGTTTTAGAAAGATGCTACCTGAAGCAAGTACACAACTGTGTGTACTTTGCTGTGACTGTGCTGGAGAATCAGTTTGA GTTGGTCGCTCATCTGGACAAAGGAACGCTGCGTCTGCTGGCAGAGAATGAGCGCGTGGCGTCTTTCTCTCCGACGCTCAGGGATCTCCTCATTCAGGCTCAAGGCAAAAGCTCAGCAAAG CTCTCTCCATCAGTCTccactttcattcattcagtccCGTTCCAGCCAGACACGGACAACCGTTCCAACTTTGGGAATGACAGGGCCTTCCACACCTTTAAGAAACAAAG AGATGTGTTTTATGAGGTGCTGCGAGAATGGGAAGACTTTCACAACGAACCAGGGTGGAGCTTTGAGGCTTCGCTCGGGGGAAGAATCAG AGGAATGATGAATCAACTCACCTCTGCAGGAATTCATTCTCATTTTGCCCGCTTGTTCCTCAAGCAGCTTGTTCAG ATGTGCAAAGGACCGCAGATGAGCGGCTCCCCTGGAGAACCTCCGGATGCTGACCTGCTGGGAATGCTGGGAGCCGACAGCCTGGGTCGCCTGAAGCGCCTGGAGGAGCGCCTCATCCAGCCTCATGGAATCGTCGGCCCGTGTCCTCCTCCTTCCTTTCCTGGACATCAGGAGTTCTTCAGGGATTTCATACAGACATCCAGCTG CTGCCAGCTGAACCAGCATCTTCAGGACAGCTTGTgtcagcagctcctgcagctggaTGAGGTGTCCATACTGAGCCCCTCTGCTTCCAttaaggaggaagatgaagacggGGACATGGAGCAGCAG GACGAGAAGCAGCGGTTCTCCTCGGTGCTGCTTTTAGCTCGGCTCCTGGCAAAGTTCCTGGGTTTCATTTCCTTTCTGCCCTATCAAACGTCCGAGAGGCCGTCCAGGGAGATACAGGAGACGTCTGCAGCCCTGCGCAGCAAG agtgcTCCGGTTCTGGATGTGTGTGCCGTGCTGAACGACAGTGTCCGGAGGCGGCGCACCATCCTCACTGTCCCTTGGGTGGTGGAGTTTCTCTCCATGATGGACTTTGTGGGTCCTCTTCTGCCCTGCTACAGGACGGCATTGGGGACCCTGCTTCTCCTCTACAG gagGATGCAGCTGAAGCGGAGCGCGGATGCGTGTTACCTGAACAACCTCCTGCTGGTGTCCGTGTTGGGCTGGCTCTTCCAC ATTCCAGCCATTCCTGAGGACTTTTTCTTCACTGCTGAGTTCACGGCAGCAGTAACGGTGGAGGACGGGAACCCCGGTTCTGCAGGACTT GACTGCAGTCCTCTGGTGGATCAGCAGCTTCTGTATATTTGCTGTCCGTTTCTTA GTGAGTTTCGTAAACTCCTGGCTGCGTTTGTGTCTGGCAGCACGGCAAAGAGCGGAGGGATCATCCGCAAGATCACGCCCACCTCTGCTGAGCTCAAAGACACGCCCCCCGCCAACCGGTCGCAGCAGAAACTGCAG GGGGAGCTCGAGCAAGCCTTTTTCCACAACCAGCCCCCGTCGTTGCGCCGGACAGTGGAGTTCGTGGCAGAGAGGGTGGGATCCAACGCCGTCAAGCACATGAA GGCGACGTTGGTGAGCGAGCTGATGGAGAGAGGAGAGACGATCTTTCGAGACAAACGGAAGTCGGCAAACTTCAGCGCATCAAAAGTGAACGAGTCCATCTGTGCTCTGCTGTGCGACGCAGGCCTGGAGGCCCTGGAAAGAGCTGCCAG ATTTTGTGACGAGAAAAGCCTCGACGCCGTACGAACACTGCTCCCTGAAGAGACCTCCCCCACT GTTCTCCAAACATCTGAAAGCATCACGAGGCGCCTGGCAGCAGAAAAAGCTTGCAGCTGGCTCTCCGCTAACATCACAG CGCTCATAAGGCGGGAATGGAAGAGCAGGTTCGACCGTGTGATGAAGGCTCTCGGCAGTCCTGGAGCTTCAGAATCTGTGGATGTGAGCGGCGCTGAGGTGGATCTGGTCTCTCGGGATCAGTCGGTTGGTCCTGAGAGGAAGGCGGGAGGCGAGCAGGCGAGGGCTTGTCCTCCTGGCTGTGACCACAGTGCCCCTCTGCCTTCGGATGTCCTCATAGAAGTGAAG GAGTTGCTGAGCATCGCTGTGGGGCCCAGAACAGATGTGGAGCTGCCGGCTGGCTCTCAGGTTAAAGCCCTGCTGCACAGAGCAAGGGACACACTGGCCTGCAGGAAG TTCCAGACTGCAGTGTCGGAGCAGATGCTTCTGAACTCTACAGTCATGCTCGCCTGCAAGCTGG taacAGGAGAACTTCCAGTGCTCGTCGTGTCCTCGGGAAGTGATGCCTCGGAGTCAGAAGCTCTGCTTCCAGACCTTCTGGAGCAGCTCGCTGAGCTGTGGCAGATAAACTTCCCGTGTCCCGACGCCCTTCATCAGCTTTTCGCCCCTCTCACCGTCACCGCTGTTCTTCAGGCCGCCGACTCGCAG gcCACAAACTACCTTTTCCTGGTCAGAAGGCTGGTCGACAAAGGGCTATTGAGCGAGGAGGCAGTCCTATCTCATTGGAATACATTAACAGATATGACATTGCCAGTG GAGTTGATTAAAATTTTCCAGCTCCAGTCGCAAAGGATGCagctgtctcctcctgcagctgagATGCTGAAGAGCATCGACAGGCTGCAGGTCTCGCAACAGCCGCTAGAGGGAGCATCGTGA